In the Sebastes fasciatus isolate fSebFas1 chromosome 12, fSebFas1.pri, whole genome shotgun sequence genome, CTCCCAGGTCCTGAACTTCTGGCGATACGCCTCTGGGACTAACTCATAGGCCTTTAATACAGCAGATTTAACAGTTAAATAGATTTTACTTTCTGCCACTGTCAGAGCAGAGTAGGCCTCCTGAGCCTTACCtattaaaacacactgtaataataatgtacgaTCAGCATCAGACcactctctgctctcagctacACGCTCAAACAGTGAGAAAAAAGTGTCTGGGTCTCGCTCACTAAACTGAGGAACTAACCGCAGATTACTGGCAACATCAAATGACGAAGTCGATCTACCAGATAAGTCAGAGGCACGGCTAGCACCTCCAGCAGGTAAACTCAACCTGTGCTCTATCTCCAGCCTTTTAAGTTCTGCCTCTCTCCTCAGTTTCTCCACTGCCAgcttctccatctctgtctgcaGTAGCAAcagctctctcctctgctcaaaAGTCAGACCTGTATCTCTGCAGCCAGACACATCAACACCGTCCACCTCAGGACCAACAGTATACATTTTACCTCTGAAAATACCCCTATCACTGAGATTTGCTTTAACAATACCTTTAATGTTTTCCTTCATCCTCTTATCACCAACatctaaattaaaatgttcGGCAATACGGATTAGCTGTTCACGTGAGCagctctccagcagctcctccgatGGCGCTCTCAGAAACTCCTCTACACTCGCCATAACTCACTTACCTACACGCACAATCCTCTACTGACGCGACAAAAACATACCTGGCACGCTGAGCTCACACAGCCCGCACAGCCGTGACGTCACCGTCCCTCTAACTGCCTGACAGAGAACTAGGTAAACTCCCCCCTAGTCTTCAGGTGCTAGTTGCGGTGGGTATTTATGCACTATCTACCGCAAAGCCCGGCGAAGCAACCGGCAACCGGCGACTCCCCCCGCAGCCTCGGCCGTGCTCCCGAGCTGACAGCAGCTCTAACCGCGTTCACACCACACTAACACCCCCCTACGAACTCCAAAGGGAGTCCGCACTGAAGCCTAACAGGGACAGAAACACCGGTAACTTACAGTAGCTGGACCTGACTGCTGAACTCACTGCCAAACATCACCAGCACATCAAACCTGGCGACACTAAGAAACAACCAGCGGCTTCACTGAAATGAACACAAACAGCACTTACCCTCGTCAACGCTACTCCCAAACATTTAGCTGAGCGCTCATTGACAAAAAACGCTCCTGAAATTGGCAACAGCTGTGTGTCGACGTCACACTACAAACGGTCCTTCTCACTAACTCCGCCCAACAGACCTCTTACTACCTGAGAAACTAGGTCCACCAAAATagacgagcccccatttgttacaacccggctcttaggttgcaacaaaaatgggagtggagacgaggtaaatgcaaaaagtatcagtttatttacaaaacactAAATTCATCAATAAATGTTTAGATCATTATCAGTAATCAGTGGTGTAGGAGTGCatggatgcgtgtgtgtgagagcatatAGAAAAAGAGGAATAGCCGCGCCGCGATGTCCACAGGAATGGAATGATGTGCGTGCATGGAGAGAGAGCGCGTTCTGAATGGCGAACAGGGTTTTATAGTCAGCGCTACACCGGGCCCAGGTGTAGCTCATCAACCCATCATGTCCTCATGTCCCCGCCTCAACCAGAGCCTGCAAGAAACAAAAGAGACCAGCGAGCCAACACACACCTAGTGGTGGGGAGGGGTCGTCACAAAAGAAATATAGATAACAAGATGGTATGTACCTGTGATGGTATAAGATAAAACTTTcttaaatataaagaaaaagtcCCGCTAAACATTTGTGGAACAAAGATAAAACAATGCTTACATATGTTTGCACTCAAAATACGGCTACAAGTTTTGCTTGTAGAGACAACTGAGGCTCAGAATGAAAAATGTTTGCGGTCGTACTCCTGGAGTGGCCAATAGCACAGCAAAAGTTGTGGCTTGCAAATATAACTAATACACACATTGAGGACGATCAGTTAAACACATTCAATATGTTAATGCACATTATTTGCAGTAACTGCATATATTAAAAGTACTCTGTGTTTCACCCACAGAGCGTGTTGCCAATGTTGTGGTAACTTCAAACACAACAGACTTGTTGGAGTTCAACAGCTCTGTCAGTctgtcctgctcctcctctggactcttcctctctttcctctggcTGAACAGCAGCTCTGAGGTTACAGAAAGTGACAGAGTTCAGCTCTCTGATGGAGGCTCCACTCTCACTATAGTCAGTGTGACCCGCTACGACCAGGGACCATTCAGGTGTCATGTGTCCAATCATTTTAGTAACGTCACCAGCGATCCAATAGACCTCCTCATCAACTGTGAGTTATTAACTTATATGTGCATACTCTTTATCCATCACTACATGCATGTATGCTTCAAATCTGATGGTATCATGAGGCTTCACACTGAGCAAAGCTGCATGTCTTGTTGCATTTTCTTCAAGTTGCTAACTTTACTTtttagtgatttttttatttgttttttactccCCATATGCTGCACACTGTAGATGGCCCAGAAAATACTAATTTGATAATATCTCCGTCACAAGAGCACTATGTTGAAGGGTCAAACATCAGCCTGATGTGCTCAGCTGTCTCCAGACCTTCTGCCCAGTTTCAGTGGTTTCTGAATGGAGACCTGCTGTCTGATACTGGACCAGAGCTCAGACTGATGAACATTCAGACGAGTCAGAGTGGGAACTACAGCTGTCAGGCCTTTAACAACAAAACTATGAGATATGAAAAGTCTCAGCCGTCCGTTGTCTCTGTTGTACTGGGTGAGTTGGAATTATGAGGTTTAGTGGATACAGTAGTGATATGTATCAGAAAGATTTACCTGCATAATCTGTATTGACAAAATGTGTACTCCAAGCAGTGTACGTTaatattcaataataataataataataataataataataataataataataataataaaagacagACAGTAAAACATTACTTGTATAACATTTGGCGGTGGATTGACTGTAACAGGTACCAAGATGGTGTTGATTACAGATTTTGTTGATACTCTTGAATATTGCAATCAACCGAAGGTGTTATACCTCTGATAATCTGAAGAGTAGCAGACTTCCTAAAGATGTTTCTTACAGATTCATTCCACCAACTAAAAGTGGCAGATTTCTTTTAAGTTCATGAGACAGCAATGGCTTGAAATCTAAAACTCCACTTGTTATTTTTAGGTTTCATTTCAGACGGGAGTTTTGGAGGTCTTTCAGCTGGTGCCATTGCTGGAATAGTTATCGCGTGTTTAGTAATACTTTCTGCAGTAGCTGGTGGAGGGTAttatattcataaaaaaaagtaagtgAAAATAGCCTTCATAGTACCAACCAGACATCTCTCCCTTTTTTATCATGTATTAATATGTGACTGACTTCAGATTAACCCTAACATTACACAAACTTTACTCTTTCTTGTATTTCTTGTTTATTCTTATACATTAGACTTATGGTAGTCTAAACAATAAAGAGCaagaatttactgtattacCTGAATGAAATTATTAACATATCACTCGTCAATTAATTTAATCTGTTGATCCCatttatacattgtttttttaaaaactgcttaacttgtgtaaaaatgtaaatacttaGGTTACAGTTTGATTGTAATTTTGATTTGCATCTGGTTGCATGGCCACATTTTAACAATgctttatttctaatatttagAATCGACAACAAAGCTCCGCCACAATCTGATAATATAGGTTAGTATCTATCTGATTTAATTCATCCAACACTTAGACTATCATTCTTTATATAAAACAACAAAGACCGAATGCAGAATAAACTAGGATATCACAATTATACAAATAGTACATGTGAATAATAAGATGTATCAATTTTTTTTAGTAGAAGTAGAAGAATGTGTGTATGAGAACATGTCAACATATGAGAACCCATCAACACATGAGAACACAATATATGCGAACATATAAACTGAACGACCTACTTTCCCTTAAAAGGTGAGTTTTTAACTAATTATTTTGATTTGGTAAAGAAGAGATTTATGTATTTTGAAGGACGAAGCGCTAAGAGGTTTCTGTAGAAAGAATTTTACTTAGTGTATCTAAAGAAACTACTATAGGACAACATTGACTGATTGACTCATAACTAGGGCtgacaattgattaaaatatttaattacgattaatcgcatgattgtccatgatcatttttatctgttcaaaatctaccttaaagggagatttgttaagtatttaatactcttatcaacatgggagtgggcaaatatgctgctttatgcaaatgtatgaatatatttattattggaaatcaactaacaacatgaaacaatgacaaatattgtccagaaaccctcacaggtactgcatttagcataagaaaatatgatcaaatcataacatggcaaactgcagcccaacaggcaacaacagctgtcattgtgtcagtgtgctgacttgactatgacttgccccaaaactgcatgtgattatcataaagtggacatgtctgtaaaggggagactcgtgggtacccatagaacccattttcattcacatattttgaggtcagaggtcaagggaccgctttgaaaatgacAATGATAGTTTTTGAtgatttagcacaagtttggtgCGTTATGTAGCTTCCTTTGCAGCTaactagtataacatggttggcaccaatggattccttaggttttctagtacAACCTCAAgaagattgattgcattaatgtgttaaagaaattagtggagttaaaacgaatttgcgtcaatgtgattttattgcgctaactttgacatccctaattataACATACATTTGATCAAAGCCAGAACTCTTGCCACGAGTGACATTACcctctttttcactttttgtccAGCAGGCCACTTGGAGGACAAAGAACACCAAAACAAAATGATCCAGCCATGACATGTTATTGCCTTATTGATTTGCATGGCAAATGTGTGAGCAAATATTTTCTATTTACTCATCCACTACAGATTAACCATAGCATTTCTGCTGCATTTCCTGTTAAATGCAAGTCCAGGTTTTAGCAGGTGGGTTTATAATAGCTTTTCTGCTGAAAACCTTATGTGATTGAAAGGGTTCAAATACAATGCAAAGCCTGTAGGGCTGCAGAGTTGAGTGAGAAAGGTTTTAAACTTTGGGCTCTCTTACACttaatgtaatgttaatatATGATTATGTGTGACAGGCAAGAATAATGCAAGAATAATTAATTTTTCAggcataattcatttatttagagaaaagctaatttatttgttgtatcggtttcaggacatgtcatttaatttttggatgtaaatatgcataaaaactgGTCACTGTAGAGACTATGCAGCACATATGCAGTGAACCAGAAAGAGGAATAATGCAGATAGGTGATGcagatccttgtgtgtgtgggttgattgTGCGTTGATCTGTTGGTAATGCCTCGGGGTTCCAGTAGGGGGAtcgcgctcctcttcctcactcaatacagagacgagtgaagggaagagctgcgtgtgtgattcattcatccttctctctcactatttcccctgtttaaggtAAATAACGTCCACAAAGCACTCTAACGTTGTAAACACATGTTGTTAAGAATTCGTTatacgttgttgttgttcattatAGAGGAAAAGTGCACATGTTGTACTCTGTATtatgtttaaaagtttctagctAACGCTGTTGCTATGTAAACTAGCTGCCGGATGCATCGTGGTCCCGTCGTAGAGTCCGTCTGGTTACTTTGTCGGCGGCATTTAAGCTAGGCTGTTACATTCATATATGTGTATGCAGCTGTtgattttataacatttaaaggtgaattcatgtgtctaaaaaagttaaaaagctaaaaggttaaaatacatttcataagaGAGACTTCATGCTGTATTTGAATTAAGAACATTTAGAAACAGTTAAAAagatcatttaaatgttttagagaaagttaaaaatgtaattaagccATGATCACTGTGGTCCAGAAACTGAGTTcagatgtttaaatgtatgagttttgtttacattgcattacatttcaaatgtaactcaatacagagacgagtgaagggaagagctgcgtgtgtgattcattcatccttctctctcactatttcccctgtttaaggggCACAACATCTGCTTTTATTGATTGAAAATAGCTATGCTGGCTTTTTTGCACCAAGACAGTTAAGTAAAAAGACATTTCTTGTTCTGCTATTACTAAACAGTGGtgaatgtgtttacatttaATTCTGGTGTTTGATAACTGAAGCAATGAAATTACTATTTGTTATGTGTTTTGTGTACTTTCTACATTTCTACAGTGTATATCTAATGCTTTTATTATCCTGTTCTCTTATTGTGTAACAATTGTAAACAATGCAATGGAAACATAGCGGGATGGGATAAGACATTATGCAAAAGATACATCAATAtacttttaataaaataattggGAAAAATTGCACAACGAAATATTAATGTTTTCTATGTCATGTGGTTCTAACAGCAACAGTTATTTAAACGCAACAGTCAAATACTGGCAACTGCAGAAATTAGGTTTAAAGTTGATAGCAATTTAATAAAGCTGTATATAAATCCTCTTAATGTTCACATGAATTGATACTTTTGACTTTTCCTCATTTACTGTCTACAAACAATAAAGAAATGATCATGGTTAAATTAAGTTGTGCCTCTGGAGTTTCTTCTTGACTGTTGACTAAGCTTCATGGACAAGTGAAAGCTAATCATCAGACTCTTTATAAATATAGTCCTATGGTGGCTGTAATTATAGAGACTCTTGTCCAAGTAAATACTTAAAATCTCCAAATGTTGGGTTGCAAAATGCTTGAACAATGAGATATATCCATTGAATCTGCAGAGCATGTTAATGCTAAAAGCTATACTGCCCTCCTGTTGTGGAACTGTGGTTGTTCTGGCAGTGTGGTgaataatctctataaacagattctgcatatgAATTTAGAATCTGTAGCAATGAGACAAGTTGATATTTAAATGACTATGGCGAGATTTTTtgggggatctgtaccaaataaaaatgtttttttaaaagttgaagTAGGCtatattggagcaaatatgattaaaaaaagttatttttataaaatagtcgttatatcctgacaatagtacATTAAACAggaaacctgaaaaaaatcatgcgcCTCTGTGTCCtacggtgctcctaatggcatctgcaagatttcacagaccgaaggaaaacaagcagtcagcgctgatctgaggtctgctgtccatgagagccggctgtcaatcactcgcaaactctgaccaaatGGACAAActtggcagcgctgatcaaatatgaatcaatatcatgTTACGTTAGTGCctttttctcgcctcaaatgttttcagaatcatcttgtagtgcacagtttagctgtaaaatgagaaagtttgtgacccagccgcCAGGGtgagatggcttgaaggaacgccaagtaccggtcacatgaccggagcagattttaaagcctgaaaacagagccatgaggaggtgtactGTAGatgtctagttatctctcagaagacttgaattacaatatgctgaaaggttatgatggaatttttgcccaatgatgccaaaattatactgcctactgccactttaagactgtagaatatgatgtgtaggccaggacatatctgcagcatgacaatatttaatctaaaatggtattttgacacacatttcacctttgataaatattgcgcctcctgtgatttgaaaaatgcagtaggccatattgcgatttagATAAAAAATTTCCATTAATGGCGCAGCCTTAATCGGAAGcattctggtttctgtttgtagtctgTGTAGTATAAACCAAAACACatttgagcaggctttggttcaATGCAGGTAAACAGGCCATGTGGAGAGCATAAGAGGAGGAACGCATTgccgaaatgcaatctcagAACCCACAACGATGATTTAGCTTTATATTAGCTTAAAATTAGCTTATCAACTGGCTACTTGTGTAGAGGAAGTCTTAGCCCGGGTATCCACTGGCTACACCGGAATCACAGAAATATTGCCCTTTCCTCCAAAAGGCTTATCGccgtcagaccgatagccgatgggttctgagattggtgaacaaaagattaaaaaatgtggtATTGATGTGATTTACTGAGCAGGTCGTCTTCCTGGATGTTTAACTCTCACTGAGGCTACAACAGGGAATGAGCAACAGATCTTTTTAGCTTGAGTTAGACTGGTGCTCagtcaccactttggtccagactgaatatctcaacaactattggatggactgCCATGACATTTGATACCGACATTCAGGTGCCCATCAGGATGAAGTTtgataactttggtgatcccttagcATTTCCTCATCAGTTACTAATTAACATAGTAAACTGAGGTGGTGGCCATGGTAAACATCATACCAGTGCTATTAATGTTAGGACACAACATGATTTATcagttttattattgttgttgttatttgtaTCTTATATCATTGTTGggactttttaatttttgtattttattttaattgcctgattttattttcctcattacaGTCCTGAATTGTTTCTATTCTGATTCAACCGTAAAAAGcactttctgtctttgttttgaaaagtacTGAATAAATATAGCTTATTATATCATTGTTACAAGCATCATCATGTTAACATtgttactgcatgttagtaTGCTGATGTTGGCAGAGCTGCGTCACAGAGCTGCTTGCATGGCCAAAGTCTATTTTTACTAAAACTTTTGACATGATCAAGTATTATATAGTAACTATGAGGTAATAGTGAATACCAATCATAATTTCTGGTGTACAGAACATGCGTCAACATCTTTTATTAGCTTGTTGGGTAAGTTTGGAGAGCCACAATAACAAGGGGTTAATTGAATTAATAATTAAGCTTGCCAAGCCTTTGGACGTCTTGATGACATGTTTCATTTATTGCAGATAATCTCAGAGACACTTATTCCGTTGTTGCACACACTCAGACGGCAGAAGGTCAGATACCATTAGGACAGGACCAAACAGAGATACACCATGAACTATACGTTTCTCAGGTCAACCATACTTGTGTTCCTCTCCTCAGGTAAGAAATGTAttagaaattatttttaaattcatcatcaATACaatgacatattataaaatgttgGCTAACTGCTAAATGTTCACATTGCAGCAGGTCTTTGCTATGGAGCCGGTGTACTCCCTGTTGACTTACATCGTGGAGCAACAGGCGAGAGTGTGACCTTCACAACATCTGTAAAACCGGCAGCTCAACCATTTATGGCATTGGCTTGGAGCTTCAATGGTACCACCAATGTAATAACGTCAACCAGTGTAGATGTGGTGGGACAAGGCTATGAGAACAGGATCACTCTGGATAAATCTACTGGATCTCTGGTGCTTAGAAACCTGACTGAAAAAGACAGCGGAGAATATGAGTTAATGATCATCCCACACGGAGCAGGGCAGATTCAAGGAACTGCTAAACTGGAGGTGTGGAGTAAGTATGACTTAATTAATCTGGCGTTGTATTTAAAATAATGCTTGTGTAATATCAATGAATttggaatgaaaaaaaatcagttactATTTACAAGATGTCTGTTTTAATAATCTCTCTTATCATCTTTCTATTCAATTTTTGTGCACAGCCAAACCGCCGAAACCCACTATGGCCTGCCCCACAGAAAAcctaatagaaaataaaacctCCCTGAACCTAACCTGCAATGCTGACGGCCTCGTGTCTAGAGTGTGGATGAAGCAAGGCCAACCTCTGGTTGCTGGAGGCCGATACAGCTTTCACGATGGCAACAGAGTGTTGTCTATCAACCCCTTGAACAGGACAGACACTGGAGAGTTTCTTTGCAATGTCAGCAATGATTTGAGTTTTGATACGCCCAAATGCAGCCTCAAAGTCTACTGTAAGTACTTTCAATTGTACTTTAATATGCCAcagcatgttttttgttttttttacatttattagcGCTGTTTattaatgcaaatgtgttttaacgccactcatttctttaatgcgAGAGAGaagctactggcatcatatgaaactacaaaaacctaaggaatctattggtaccaagcATGTCATATGAGCCTGTCAccaaggttaaataacgctccaaacttatgctaaactTTGTcggggaaaaactgtcatggcctttttcaaaggggttccttgacctctgacctcaagatatgtgaatgaaaatgggttctatgggtacccacgagtctcccctttacagacatgtccactttatgataatcacattcagattGGGGCAAGTCACGGGCTGTATTCGaaaaccgcatactgcatactactgaggagcgcagtatgcagtatacagtacatactgcatactgcgttcctcagtagtatgcagtatgtgacagttaaagtgatgtatttagcagt is a window encoding:
- the LOC141778747 gene encoding cell adhesion molecule CEACAM1-like; the protein is MNYTFLRSTILVFLSSAGLCYGAGVLPVDLHRGATGESVTFTTSVKPAAQPFMALAWSFNGTTNVITSTSVDVVGQGYENRITLDKSTGSLVLRNLTEKDSGEYELMIIPHGAGQIQGTAKLEVWTKPPKPTMACPTENLIENKTSLNLTCNADGLVSRVWMKQGQPLVAGGRYSFHDGNRVLSINPLNRTDTGEFLCNVSNDLSFDTPKCSLKVYYGPDKPVIDQSPIGAELEESVFLSCSADSLPRATFFWTYKHMMMHGSLHYIHEMEIKHLGRYTCTARNPITGLEASAFHILRDSSTPISGSMSMMFCTVLTMVALISV